In the Plectropomus leopardus isolate mb unplaced genomic scaffold, YSFRI_Pleo_2.0 unplaced_scaffold25798, whole genome shotgun sequence genome, one interval contains:
- the LOC121966758 gene encoding snRNA-activating protein complex subunit 1-like, producing GTVKHEKRAFSRLILDAACTFFLPPFSFQIRVGGLYLLYSLYQCQTASPSEQIRVALKDWEDMKKFERDAVDAQHLDVVYILRQLMFLKAFNFTAMPTPLVFRKNRKLEKSALCEEFIERACRPQELINIELLEELSNIHELYGKLKTSVGVTSEQTDSSVNLIRKDLVPQLRSTVVDFYKWQQKRGGPGEDEDSGEGTSSQQE from the exons CGCCGCCTGCACCTTCTTCCTGCCTCCGTTCAGCTTCCAGATCAGAGTGGGAGGACTTTACCTGCTGTACAGCCTGTATCAGTGTCAGACCGCCTCGCCCTCAGAGCAG ATTCGGGTGGCGCTGAAGGACTGGGAGGACATGAAGAAGTTTGAGAGGGACGCTGTGGACGCTCAGCACCTGGACGTCGTTTACATCCTGCGACAGCTCATGTTCCTCAAAGCTTTTAACTTCACCGCCATGCCCACTCCG CTCGTCTTCAGGAAGAACAGGAAGCTGGAGAAGTCGGCGCTGTGTGAGGAGTTTATTGAGCGAGCGTGTCGTCCACAGGAGCTGATCAACATCGAGCTGCTGGAG GAATTGTCCAACATTCATGAGCTCTACGGGAAGCTGAAGACGTCTGTCGGTGTGACGTCAGAGCAGACGGATTCGTCCGTCAACCTGATCCGTAAAGACCTCGTCCCGCAGCTGCGCAGCACTGTGGTGGACTTTTACAAGTGGCAGCAAAAGAGG GGCGGTCCAGGTGAGGATGAAGACAGCGGTGAGGGAACGTCCTCTCAGCAGGAG